A genomic window from Candidatus Andeanibacterium colombiense includes:
- a CDS encoding lysophospholipase translates to MQEATFQSSDGLKIFYRSWAAEGPPKAVIVINHGFNSHSGQYIPVAEQFSKAGFAVFALDMRGRGKSEGKRFFVNDVKEHTGDLHHMILLAKADYPELPVFLLGHSAGGVVSATYVLEHQDELAGFVCEDFAFKIPAPDFALAAIKFLGRIFPNLPILKLKMQDFTRDPEAVARLLADPLTKNETQPATTVAALARADDHLKVSFGQITLPLLILHGTADKATMYQGSQFFLDHASSADKTLKLYEGHYHDLLADIGKEQVLADILGWIDAHLK, encoded by the coding sequence ATGCAGGAAGCCACATTCCAGAGTTCAGACGGGCTCAAGATCTTTTATCGTTCATGGGCCGCCGAAGGCCCACCCAAGGCTGTCATCGTGATCAACCACGGCTTCAATTCCCACAGCGGCCAATACATTCCGGTTGCCGAGCAGTTCTCCAAAGCCGGCTTCGCGGTCTTCGCCCTCGACATGCGGGGCCGCGGCAAGTCCGAAGGCAAGCGCTTCTTCGTTAATGACGTGAAGGAGCATACCGGCGATCTCCACCACATGATCCTGCTGGCCAAGGCGGATTATCCGGAATTGCCGGTGTTTCTGCTGGGCCATTCGGCAGGCGGGGTGGTTTCCGCCACCTATGTGCTCGAACATCAGGACGAGTTGGCCGGCTTCGTGTGCGAGGATTTCGCGTTCAAGATTCCGGCGCCGGACTTCGCGCTGGCGGCGATCAAGTTCCTCGGCAGGATATTCCCGAACCTGCCGATCCTCAAGCTGAAGATGCAGGATTTCACGCGCGATCCGGAGGCCGTTGCCCGGCTGCTGGCCGATCCGCTGACCAAGAACGAAACCCAGCCGGCCACAACCGTCGCCGCGCTGGCGCGGGCGGACGATCACCTGAAGGTCTCGTTCGGCCAGATCACCCTGCCCCTGCTGATCCTGCACGGCACCGCCGACAAGGCGACGATGTACCAGGGCAGCCAGTTCTTCCTCGATCACGCCAGCTCGGCCGACAAGACGCTGAAACTCTACGAAGGCCATTACCACGATCTGCTGGCCGACATCGGCAAGGAGCAAGTGCTGGCCGATATCCTCGGCTGGATCGACGCACATCTGAAATAG
- a CDS encoding alpha/beta hydrolase produces MPTITTADGTEIFYKDWGPKDAQPIVFHHGWPLSADDWDNQMMFFLGEGFRVIAHDRRGHGRSSQSDGGHDMDTYAADMIELADHLDLKDAVHVGHSTGGGEVIHYVARAKPGRVAKAVLIGAVPPLMLKTEANPGGIPREGFDTFRAGTANNRAQFFLDVPSGPFYGYNRPGAKIDEGVIRNWWRQGMMGSVKAHYDCVKAFSETDFTEDMKSVDVPVFLMHGEDDQVVPIADSALIGIKLLKHGSIKTYPGYPHGMCTTHPEVINPDLLAFIKE; encoded by the coding sequence ATGCCCACGATCACCACCGCCGACGGCACCGAAATCTTTTACAAGGACTGGGGCCCGAAGGATGCCCAGCCGATCGTGTTCCACCACGGCTGGCCACTGTCGGCCGACGACTGGGACAACCAGATGATGTTCTTCCTCGGCGAAGGCTTCCGCGTGATCGCGCATGACCGCCGGGGGCATGGCCGCTCAAGCCAGAGCGACGGCGGGCACGATATGGACACCTATGCCGCCGATATGATCGAACTGGCCGACCATCTCGATCTCAAGGACGCGGTCCATGTCGGCCATTCGACCGGCGGCGGCGAAGTGATCCATTACGTCGCGCGCGCCAAGCCCGGCCGCGTCGCCAAGGCAGTGCTGATCGGCGCGGTCCCGCCGCTGATGCTCAAGACCGAAGCCAATCCCGGAGGAATCCCGCGCGAGGGCTTCGATACGTTCCGCGCCGGCACTGCCAACAACCGCGCGCAATTCTTCCTCGATGTCCCGAGCGGCCCGTTCTACGGCTATAACCGGCCGGGCGCGAAGATCGACGAAGGCGTGATCCGCAACTGGTGGCGCCAGGGCATGATGGGTAGCGTGAAAGCCCATTACGACTGCGTGAAGGCCTTTTCGGAAACGGATTTCACCGAAGACATGAAGAGCGTCGACGTGCCGGTGTTCCTGATGCACGGTGAGGACGATCAGGTGGTCCCGATCGCCGATTCCGCGCTGATCGGGATCAAACTGCTCAAGCACGGTTCGATCAAAACCTATCCCGGCTATCCGCACGGCATGTGCACCACCCATCCGGAAGTGATCAATCCGGACCTGCTCGCTTTCATCAAGGAATAA
- a CDS encoding FAD-dependent oxidoreductase, with protein sequence MTLPPQAAAVIEERGAQMFPTLPHDAVERLCRFGEKKTFPQGSQVVKAGEPGMGLIVILSGEVEVTQNNGQIGNAHIVTHGPGSFMGELAQLSGRPSLVDGLALSDVEAVVLPPDKLRAVLIAEASLGEQIMRALILRRVGLLQTGGGGPVIIGSDESSDVLRLTGFLRRNGHPYQVLDPAVDTGAQALVEKFHVEPEQMPFVLCPGGQMLHNPSEDVIARCIGLVGEIDQNKLYDVVVIGAGPAGLATAVYAGSEGLAVLVIDCRSFGGQAGASSRIENYLGFPTGISGLALMARAYNQAQKFGVEFAIPDEATRLECSNDPLRLELKTGETVKTRTLVVAAGAQYRRLEVPDLEKYEGKCVHYWASPLEASLCKGRDVALVGGGNSAGQAVVYLAENARRVTLIVRRPLEATMSQYLVDRIRGLKNIDIVTGSEIVALEDDGDCLGAIITRDRASGAETRHEVRELFSFIGADPNTHWLQASGIKTDPRGFVFTGNEAGGDGRHMLETSRKGVFAVGDVRASSVKRVAASVGDGAQVVAALHPVLAELRERHKQTEEA encoded by the coding sequence ATGACGTTACCCCCACAGGCCGCAGCGGTCATCGAAGAACGCGGCGCACAGATGTTCCCGACCCTGCCGCATGACGCGGTGGAGCGGCTGTGCCGGTTCGGGGAGAAAAAGACCTTTCCCCAGGGCAGCCAGGTGGTGAAAGCCGGCGAGCCGGGGATGGGACTGATCGTGATCCTGTCGGGCGAGGTCGAGGTCACCCAGAACAACGGCCAGATCGGCAACGCGCATATCGTCACCCATGGGCCGGGCTCGTTCATGGGCGAGTTGGCCCAGTTGTCGGGGCGCCCGTCGCTGGTCGACGGGCTTGCCCTCAGCGATGTCGAGGCGGTGGTTCTGCCGCCCGACAAATTGCGGGCGGTGCTCATCGCCGAGGCTTCGCTGGGCGAACAAATCATGCGCGCGCTGATCCTGCGACGGGTCGGCCTGCTTCAGACCGGCGGCGGCGGGCCGGTGATCATCGGTTCGGACGAAAGCTCGGACGTGCTGCGCCTCACCGGCTTCCTGCGCCGCAACGGCCATCCCTATCAGGTGCTCGATCCGGCCGTCGACACCGGCGCGCAGGCGCTGGTCGAGAAGTTCCATGTCGAGCCCGAGCAGATGCCCTTCGTACTCTGTCCGGGCGGCCAGATGCTCCATAACCCGAGCGAGGACGTGATCGCGCGCTGCATCGGACTGGTCGGTGAGATCGATCAGAACAAGCTCTACGATGTGGTCGTGATCGGCGCCGGGCCGGCCGGATTGGCGACCGCGGTCTATGCCGGTTCCGAAGGGTTGGCGGTGCTGGTGATCGATTGCCGCTCGTTCGGCGGGCAGGCCGGCGCATCCTCGCGGATCGAGAACTATCTCGGTTTTCCGACCGGGATTTCCGGCCTCGCGCTGATGGCCCGCGCCTATAATCAGGCGCAGAAATTCGGGGTCGAATTCGCGATTCCGGACGAGGCGACCCGGCTCGAATGCAGCAACGATCCGCTCCGGCTCGAATTAAAGACCGGCGAAACGGTCAAAACCCGCACACTGGTGGTCGCGGCCGGCGCGCAATACCGCCGGCTCGAAGTGCCCGACCTCGAGAAATACGAAGGCAAATGCGTTCATTACTGGGCGTCGCCGCTCGAAGCGAGTTTGTGCAAGGGCCGCGACGTTGCACTGGTGGGCGGCGGAAATTCGGCCGGGCAGGCGGTGGTCTACCTCGCCGAGAACGCGCGCCGGGTGACACTGATCGTGCGCCGTCCGCTCGAAGCGACGATGTCGCAATATCTGGTCGACCGGATTCGCGGGCTCAAGAACATCGACATCGTAACCGGATCGGAAATCGTCGCATTGGAAGACGATGGCGACTGCCTCGGCGCGATTATCACGCGCGACCGGGCGAGCGGCGCGGAAACCCGCCACGAAGTGCGTGAGCTGTTCTCGTTCATCGGCGCGGACCCGAACACCCATTGGCTGCAGGCCTCGGGCATCAAGACCGACCCGCGCGGCTTCGTGTTCACCGGCAATGAAGCAGGGGGCGACGGCAGGCACATGCTCGAAACCAGCCGCAAGGGCGTGTTCGCGGTCGGCGATGTCCGGGCAAGCTCGGTCAAGCGGGTCGCCGCCTCGGTCGGTGACGGCGCGCAGGTGGTGGCCGCGCTGCACCCGGTACTGGCAGAACTACGCGAGCGCCACAAACAGACCGAGGAAGCCTGA
- a CDS encoding UBP-type zinc finger domain-containing protein, whose translation MEECAHLDTIEEVTPSAKGCEECLKIGSPWVHLRLCRSCGHVGCCDDSPHRHARAHFHAIGHPIIEGYDPHEGWGWCYVEDVEVELPDQTPQVGPIPRFY comes from the coding sequence ATGGAAGAATGCGCGCATCTCGACACGATCGAGGAGGTCACCCCGAGCGCGAAGGGCTGCGAGGAATGTTTGAAGATCGGCAGTCCTTGGGTCCATCTGCGCCTGTGCCGGAGCTGCGGCCATGTCGGTTGCTGCGACGATTCTCCGCACCGCCACGCCCGCGCGCATTTCCACGCCATCGGTCACCCAATCATCGAGGGCTATGACCCGCATGAGGGCTGGGGCTGGTGCTATGTCGAGGATGTCGAGGTGGAGCTGCCCGACCAGACCCCCCAGGTGGGGCCGATCCCGCGGTTCTATTAA
- a CDS encoding ABC transporter permease/substrate-binding protein yields MIWGVTIAELLRLMQAHLLLSACAVLAAAAIGLPIAIWAAHNRRASAPLLGAISLAQTIPGLALLALFYPLLLLIARATGWPIPALGFLPALLALTVYALLPIVRNGVAAIRGIDPALREAADGLGMTGTQRLRLVELPLGAPVILAGIRTAAVWTIGTATLATTIGQPSLGDLIFSGLQTENWQRVLVGCVAAAVLALVADGLLALIESGLARRSRPRWITGLALLLAASATAFVGPAGTQQRTIVVGAKNFSEQYILAGLIEDRLHRAGFKTERRDNLGSAIAYRAVAAGDIDVYVDYSGTLWANVLKRNDNPPSKEMLAALTSELAKRDGVTLQGSLGFENAYAFAMKRGRAEALGIRSLTDLASQAPQLKLASDLEFLSRPEWQAVDRAYGLRFRDARSYSPTFMYRALSDGAADVISAFSSDGRISAQDLVTLSDPRHALPGYDAVLLLRPGADPKLAEALKPLVGKIGIDAMRQANWMVDRDKDKRTPGEAAKWLGTTVEGRGGG; encoded by the coding sequence ATGATCTGGGGCGTCACCATCGCCGAGCTGCTGCGGCTGATGCAGGCGCATCTGCTGCTCAGCGCCTGCGCGGTGCTCGCGGCCGCGGCGATCGGGCTGCCGATTGCGATCTGGGCCGCGCATAACCGGCGGGCGAGCGCACCCTTGCTCGGCGCGATCAGCCTTGCGCAGACGATCCCGGGCCTTGCGTTGCTGGCATTGTTCTATCCGCTGCTGCTGCTGATCGCGCGGGCGACCGGCTGGCCGATCCCGGCGCTGGGCTTCTTGCCCGCGTTGCTCGCACTGACAGTCTATGCACTGCTGCCGATCGTGCGCAACGGCGTTGCCGCGATCCGCGGGATCGATCCGGCCTTGCGTGAGGCGGCGGACGGGTTGGGGATGACTGGCACCCAGCGTCTGCGGCTGGTCGAACTGCCGCTCGGCGCGCCGGTGATCCTCGCCGGGATCCGCACCGCGGCGGTGTGGACCATCGGCACCGCGACCCTCGCCACAACCATCGGCCAGCCGAGCCTCGGCGATCTGATATTCTCCGGCTTGCAGACCGAAAACTGGCAGCGGGTGCTGGTCGGCTGCGTCGCGGCGGCGGTGCTGGCATTGGTCGCGGACGGGCTGCTGGCGCTGATCGAGAGCGGGCTCGCGCGGCGGTCGCGGCCACGCTGGATCACCGGACTGGCGCTGCTGCTGGCGGCGAGCGCCACGGCATTCGTCGGGCCTGCCGGCACGCAGCAGCGCACGATCGTGGTCGGGGCGAAGAACTTCTCCGAACAATATATCCTCGCTGGATTGATCGAAGATCGGCTGCACCGTGCGGGCTTCAAGACCGAGCGACGCGACAATCTCGGCTCGGCGATCGCCTATCGCGCGGTCGCGGCGGGGGATATCGACGTTTATGTCGACTACTCTGGAACATTGTGGGCCAATGTCCTGAAGCGGAATGATAATCCTCCTTCGAAGGAAATGTTGGCAGCGCTGACGAGCGAGCTGGCCAAACGGGACGGGGTGACGCTGCAAGGCTCGCTCGGGTTCGAGAACGCCTATGCCTTCGCGATGAAGCGCGGCCGGGCGGAAGCATTGGGAATCAGGAGTCTGACCGATCTTGCTAGCCAGGCGCCGCAGCTCAAGCTGGCCTCCGACCTCGAGTTCCTCAGCCGCCCCGAATGGCAGGCGGTCGATCGCGCCTATGGGCTGCGGTTCAGGGACGCCCGCTCCTACAGCCCGACCTTCATGTACCGCGCGCTGAGTGATGGGGCGGCCGATGTTATCTCGGCCTTCTCCTCCGACGGGCGGATTTCGGCGCAGGATCTGGTGACGCTAAGCGATCCGCGCCATGCGCTGCCGGGGTACGACGCGGTGCTGCTGCTGCGGCCGGGCGCCGATCCGAAACTGGCGGAGGCGTTGAAGCCGTTAGTGGGGAAGATCGGAATCGATGCGATGCGGCAGGCCAACTGGATGGTGGATCGCGACAAGGACAAGCGGACGCCAGGCGAGGCGGCCAAGTGGCTGGGCACGACGGTTGAGGGGAGAGGAGGAGGTTAA
- a CDS encoding ATP-binding cassette domain-containing protein codes for MIELADVRKHYEGRLVLDGVSLRIGRSEFVALVGPSGAGKTTLLKAINRLAEIDGGTVTIDGVDGSPSAIRRRIGYVFQGIGLFPHMTVAENIGLVPKLTGGETKIDELLDLVALPLELASRYPAQLSGGQAQRVGVARALAAEPAIVLMDEPFGALDPVTRAELGQAYRALHERMGLTTVMVTHDLAEALLLADRVVVLSQGRIAADLPPKELVHYTGDPAIAAMIATVRAQADRLEELAR; via the coding sequence ATGATCGAACTGGCCGATGTCCGGAAACACTATGAAGGGCGCTTGGTGCTGGACGGCGTGTCGCTGCGGATCGGTCGGAGCGAATTCGTTGCGCTGGTCGGACCGTCGGGTGCGGGCAAGACCACGCTGCTGAAGGCGATCAACCGGCTGGCGGAGATCGATGGCGGCACGGTGACGATCGACGGCGTCGATGGCTCGCCGAGCGCGATCCGCCGCCGGATCGGCTACGTGTTCCAGGGCATCGGCCTGTTCCCGCACATGACCGTGGCCGAGAATATCGGACTGGTGCCGAAGCTGACGGGCGGCGAGACGAAGATTGACGAATTGCTCGACCTCGTAGCGCTCCCGCTCGAATTGGCTTCGCGTTATCCGGCGCAGCTTTCCGGCGGGCAGGCGCAGCGGGTCGGGGTCGCGCGGGCGCTCGCGGCGGAGCCGGCGATTGTGCTGATGGATGAACCCTTCGGCGCGCTCGACCCGGTCACGCGGGCCGAACTCGGGCAGGCCTATCGTGCGCTGCACGAGCGCATGGGGCTGACGACGGTGATGGTCACGCACGATCTGGCGGAGGCGCTGCTGCTCGCTGACCGGGTTGTCGTCCTGTCGCAGGGGCGGATCGCGGCTGATTTGCCGCCGAAGGAACTGGTTCATTACACAGGCGACCCGGCGATCGCCGCGATGATCGCGACCGTGCGCGCGCAGGCCGACCGGCTGGAAGAACTCGCGCGATGA